Proteins encoded within one genomic window of Streptomyces kaniharaensis:
- a CDS encoding KdsC family phosphatase, with the protein MDPVAARDNLERLPIGLCDEFAHIELVCLDVDGILTDGSIIYSESGRALVTFNARDGLGIALLQRAGVSVAFVSALDSPIVRKRAEELHIKSVCLGVNDKLRCVRDMQRHTRGKILFMGDDLWDLAAMRACDVAASSCDAAVEALAAADVISSYGGGRGAVRQIADMTLEAQDIDRGSLMARYDE; encoded by the coding sequence TTGGATCCCGTAGCCGCTCGAGATAACCTCGAGAGGCTCCCAATAGGCTTGTGCGATGAATTCGCACACATTGAACTCGTATGCCTGGACGTCGATGGAATATTGACAGATGGTTCAATAATATACAGCGAGAGCGGGCGAGCGCTAGTAACATTCAATGCGCGGGATGGTTTGGGAATTGCACTCTTGCAGAGGGCTGGCGTATCAGTTGCTTTTGTGTCTGCTCTAGATTCCCCGATAGTTAGAAAACGCGCCGAAGAACTGCACATCAAAAGTGTCTGCTTGGGTGTCAACGATAAGCTCAGGTGCGTCAGAGATATGCAGCGGCATACGAGAGGAAAGATACTATTTATGGGGGATGACCTTTGGGATCTGGCAGCGATGAGAGCTTGTGACGTCGCAGCGTCTTCCTGCGACGCGGCAGTAGAGGCTCTCGCTGCTGCCGACGTGATTTCTTCCTATGGAGGCGGCCGAGGGGCTGTTCGACAGATAGCCGATATGACTCTCGAGGCCCAAGATATAGATCGCGGCTCTCTAATGGCGCGATATGATGAATGA
- a CDS encoding class I SAM-dependent methyltransferase, producing MMNDAMDSGNTRRVYDLAARDYEEIFFDDLSDAHWLDSFSSSLEAPSLILDVGCGPGNFSNYLGSRGHCPVGIDISFEMLSVGRQRRGVHHPMVQGTMERLPFRSGIFDGLLIAYSLLHIPKKNVQSVLQELRRVIKANGRSLLLLKEGDDERVIAASLVAGEFLVASMWRVPELQPLLELAGWNLISAEHGEPARQEEIQEPKLALTLIAA from the coding sequence ATGATGAATGACGCCATGGATTCTGGAAACACTCGTCGTGTTTATGATCTGGCAGCGCGGGATTACGAGGAGATCTTCTTTGACGACCTCAGTGATGCGCACTGGCTTGATTCGTTCTCCAGTTCTCTTGAAGCACCGTCCTTGATCCTAGATGTGGGATGTGGTCCTGGAAACTTCTCTAACTATCTTGGTAGTAGAGGACATTGTCCTGTTGGCATCGACATCTCATTCGAAATGCTATCCGTAGGACGACAGCGCAGAGGTGTTCATCATCCAATGGTTCAGGGGACCATGGAGCGACTTCCCTTCAGGTCAGGCATATTTGATGGCCTATTGATTGCCTACTCGCTGCTGCACATACCCAAGAAGAATGTCCAGTCGGTTCTGCAGGAACTCAGGAGGGTTATCAAGGCCAACGGGAGGAGTCTTCTCCTTCTGAAAGAAGGGGATGACGAGAGAGTGATAGCTGCGAGTCTCGTTGCGGGTGAATTCCTGGTCGCGTCGATGTGGCGAGTGCCGGAGCTCCAGCCTCTTCTCGAACTCGCAGGGTGGAATCTTATCTCTGCAGAACATGGTGAGCCTGCTAGGCAGGAAGAGATCCAGGAACCGAAGTTGGCTCTTACCCTGATAGCAGCGTGA
- a CDS encoding L-tyrosine/L-tryptophan isonitrile synthase family protein, whose product MASDGRLPLYLALPAFPFKDQGAFNTDCSADQPDFGEVALLVRMHCLALALSRLYAEEVQWIILSDGPLYAPFFGLDSGVAQRYLQRIRSFRDNLNLGSTINVLSLLDLVAKTQYLYGGKSGVEAFAKYSADIRHALESVSRKDREVDDALQVLAGDMMWNLDTRRYEQSMTHQELWRIIRRKGRSPLRTEVSEQSRETTLRYVSCNIALRLARVIECQFPLAIRATSHAKRGQVAIPRIGHVAPWNGVAVRRRRGRGWADLGSVRIHRAWQQGADVSVHLEGCGDAFYYEVP is encoded by the coding sequence ATGGCGTCGGATGGGCGCTTGCCACTGTACCTGGCCCTGCCGGCCTTCCCGTTCAAGGATCAGGGGGCATTCAATACCGACTGTAGCGCGGACCAGCCAGACTTTGGAGAGGTGGCGCTATTAGTGAGAATGCATTGCCTGGCTCTCGCTTTGTCGCGCCTGTACGCTGAGGAGGTCCAGTGGATAATTCTCTCGGATGGGCCACTATATGCCCCCTTCTTTGGTTTGGATTCTGGCGTTGCCCAACGATATCTGCAGCGAATTCGATCCTTCCGAGACAACCTTAACCTTGGCTCTACTATCAATGTGCTATCTCTTCTGGATCTGGTGGCGAAGACTCAATATTTGTACGGGGGAAAGTCTGGCGTGGAGGCATTCGCCAAGTACTCTGCCGACATTCGCCATGCGCTTGAGTCTGTAAGCAGAAAAGATAGAGAGGTTGATGACGCGCTCCAAGTACTAGCAGGGGACATGATGTGGAACTTGGACACGCGAAGGTACGAGCAATCAATGACGCATCAAGAACTCTGGAGAATCATAAGGAGAAAGGGGCGCTCGCCGCTCCGTACCGAAGTATCTGAACAATCTCGAGAAACGACACTGCGGTACGTGTCATGCAACATTGCCCTCCGGTTGGCCCGTGTGATTGAATGTCAGTTCCCGCTTGCTATCCGGGCTACGTCCCATGCTAAGAGGGGGCAGGTGGCCATTCCCAGAATTGGCCATGTGGCGCCGTGGAATGGAGTGGCTGTGCGGCGTCGTCGGGGGCGGGGATGGGCGGACCTTGGAAGTGTGAGAATTCACCGCGCTTGGCAGCAGGGGGCAGATGTTAGCGTTCACCTGGAAGGCTGTGGAGATGCCTTCTATTACGAAGTTCCATAG
- a CDS encoding IS110 family transposase, producing the protein MVVCREQQRIDEGGTGARALGGTDAGKTEHHRTVIDADGAKVLSRRVPNSEPELLELPPLEATHAQHTVIPGEKTAATIRIYGTS; encoded by the coding sequence GTGGTCGTCTGCAGGGAACAGCAACGAATCGACGAGGGAGGCACGGGTGCCCGAGCTTTGGGCGGGACGGACGCGGGCAAGACCGAACATCACCGCACGGTGATCGACGCCGACGGGGCGAAGGTGCTGTCGCGGCGGGTGCCCAACAGCGAGCCCGAACTGCTCGAACTTCCACCGCTTGAGGCGACACACGCCCAGCACACAGTGATCCCAGGCGAGAAGACGGCGGCCACCATAAGAATCTATGGAACTTCGTAA
- a CDS encoding HEAT repeat domain-containing protein — protein sequence MNTSGEPPAGIESAPHPKTVLLDTPWAELSHAYGSAEDTPTLLAGLLDDAPEVQAHALGQLQMSVLHQGSLYSSTAPVALFVAGILGDPRTLAAHASEYAWDDRVRPLRAALLEWLGEIAESVGYYDDREQDPEYEAPADIAACRAARPAIHQAVTPYLADPDPVVREATVGAVGHLLKAPELRDRIPDAAQRLRTTLTTSKDRRERAAAVLTLVARAQDTSDLLTDPDPAIRACAALAPLPADDPRPTAILLEALSDPHAVDHWFDAEPLPQLDGWFRFTLLQALLARTTTLEEILDAALALMPMANDFTVERDWGPLLLRAFPDGNVSEAALTDAQRQLLSAIAAKDDCWGNIGNKITWLRRAGLPTDRASFGVLLANPGQAADV from the coding sequence ATGAACACTTCTGGCGAGCCGCCCGCCGGCATCGAATCGGCCCCGCACCCCAAGACCGTCCTGCTCGACACGCCATGGGCGGAGCTGAGCCACGCGTACGGGTCGGCCGAGGACACACCCACCCTGCTGGCCGGCCTGCTGGACGACGCCCCCGAGGTCCAGGCCCATGCCCTGGGTCAACTGCAGATGTCGGTCCTCCACCAGGGCTCGCTCTACAGCAGTACCGCGCCGGTCGCGCTTTTCGTGGCCGGCATTCTGGGCGATCCGCGCACCTTGGCCGCGCACGCGAGCGAGTACGCGTGGGACGACCGGGTCCGCCCCCTGCGGGCCGCACTGCTGGAGTGGCTGGGCGAGATCGCCGAGTCGGTCGGTTACTACGACGACCGCGAGCAGGATCCCGAGTACGAGGCCCCAGCCGACATCGCGGCCTGCCGCGCCGCCCGCCCCGCGATCCATCAGGCGGTGACTCCCTACCTGGCTGATCCCGACCCCGTCGTTCGCGAAGCCACCGTCGGCGCCGTCGGCCACCTTCTCAAGGCACCCGAGCTCCGCGACCGGATACCCGACGCCGCCCAACGGTTGCGTACCACCCTGACCACAAGCAAAGACCGGCGCGAGCGCGCCGCGGCAGTTCTGACCCTCGTCGCCCGGGCGCAGGACACCAGCGACCTGCTCACCGACCCGGATCCGGCGATCCGCGCCTGCGCCGCCCTCGCCCCGCTCCCCGCCGACGACCCGCGCCCCACTGCCATCCTTCTGGAGGCACTGTCGGACCCGCATGCCGTGGACCACTGGTTCGACGCCGAACCCCTGCCCCAACTCGACGGCTGGTTCCGCTTCACCCTCCTCCAAGCCCTGCTCGCCCGCACCACCACCCTGGAGGAAATCCTCGACGCCGCCCTGGCACTGATGCCCATGGCCAACGACTTCACCGTCGAACGCGACTGGGGACCGCTCCTGCTGCGCGCCTTCCCCGACGGCAACGTCAGCGAGGCCGCCCTCACCGACGCTCAGCGCCAACTCCTCAGCGCCATTGCGGCCAAGGACGACTGCTGGGGCAACATCGGCAACAAGATCACATGGCTTCGCAGAGCTGGCCTACCGACGGACCGCGCCTCTTTCGGGGTCCTCCTGGCAAACCCCGGCCAGGCCGCCGATGTCTGA
- a CDS encoding HD domain-containing protein, protein MTPNALQRALTLPGDPVLRPLPPQVAVLLEELQAPPRLAAHLRAVHDVAHQLVDWAEQHYPQLDFNRHAVLFGAATHDIGKVLHPEELSWPGSAHEVAGHDLLIARGVTEELARFARSHASWNAPGVSTDDLLVSLADKVWKGKRVTDLEQLLIERLSEASHQRPWEAFVALDDVLDQIAQDAERRLAFQAEHPVAPGIG, encoded by the coding sequence ATGACCCCCAATGCACTGCAGCGAGCCCTCACCCTGCCCGGCGACCCCGTACTGCGACCCCTCCCGCCCCAGGTCGCCGTCCTCCTCGAAGAGTTGCAGGCCCCACCGAGGCTCGCGGCCCATCTCCGGGCCGTCCACGACGTCGCCCACCAACTGGTCGACTGGGCCGAACAGCACTACCCCCAGCTGGACTTCAACCGGCACGCCGTCCTCTTCGGCGCCGCCACCCACGACATCGGGAAGGTCCTGCACCCCGAGGAGCTTTCCTGGCCCGGCTCCGCACACGAGGTGGCCGGCCACGACCTGCTGATCGCCCGGGGAGTCACCGAGGAGCTCGCCCGCTTCGCCCGCAGCCACGCATCGTGGAACGCCCCCGGCGTCAGCACCGATGACCTGCTGGTGAGCCTGGCCGACAAGGTCTGGAAGGGCAAGCGCGTCACTGATCTCGAACAACTACTGATCGAGCGCCTCTCCGAAGCCAGCCACCAGCGACCGTGGGAGGCGTTCGTGGCACTCGATGATGTTCTCGACCAAATCGCCCAGGATGCCGAACGCAGGCTGGCGTTCCAAGCTGAGCACCCAGTCGCTCCGGGCATCGGATGA
- a CDS encoding DUF4240 domain-containing protein has product MDIDGFWNVVGAARAESSGPHGKAFAEAMVDQLAGLPQEEILGYQERFDEVHGAVYRWDVWAAAYLIGGGCSDDSFMDFRAGLIALGRDWYELAAARPDDLADHPAVIEAATRGDDYVIFDEGVNYAASYAFERLTGDADAFHEAWKRHRAGQDLDAELESDMGEDFDFDDAEEMHRRLPRLAALYLGAAAG; this is encoded by the coding sequence ATGGACATCGACGGGTTCTGGAATGTGGTCGGGGCAGCACGGGCCGAAAGCAGCGGTCCGCATGGTAAGGCGTTCGCCGAGGCAATGGTCGACCAGCTGGCGGGGCTCCCGCAGGAGGAGATCCTCGGCTATCAGGAGCGATTCGACGAGGTGCACGGCGCCGTGTACCGCTGGGACGTGTGGGCTGCCGCCTATCTCATCGGCGGAGGCTGCTCGGACGACAGCTTCATGGATTTCCGGGCCGGCCTGATCGCCCTCGGGCGGGACTGGTACGAGCTGGCAGCCGCCCGCCCGGACGATCTGGCGGACCACCCCGCAGTGATCGAGGCCGCGACCCGGGGTGACGACTACGTGATCTTCGATGAGGGCGTGAACTACGCGGCCAGCTACGCGTTCGAGCGCCTCACGGGTGACGCCGATGCCTTCCACGAGGCGTGGAAGCGCCATCGGGCCGGGCAGGACCTGGATGCGGAGCTGGAGTCCGACATGGGTGAGGACTTCGATTTCGATGACGCTGAAGAGATGCACCGTCGCCTTCCCCGTCTTGCTGCCCTTTACCTCGGCGCAGCCGCCGGCTGA
- a CDS encoding site-specific integrase → MSTPTPFANSSEPARAATTPAPAPLITRRPRHRTARTAPATGIDPALRTPVTVSPAQTHAWATFLAETVHNGLDPALVTQWLTILADATGSPVLPSLASMPLAEYVELRLPIILAGLETTTHVPYLAGWHHRIEPDLGHLPIRLVTTGTIANAVDSWIPEGCSRSTIKNTLAMLFRTLEQAAVDGLIERAPARVTGWQSAYQQAEDELLDPRALALRDWDALTKLAAALVDASYNHYRGWGDVVIHGACTATRIGEVSGVRARDIDTTNWLLTCRRQTTPAPGGLVDKHTKGKEARFIPIIEPLRPQIIRRLQAARGDPDARLYTGPRGGRISTAVLRDATQWDDVTHDLGYEHLRRHDLRHTGLTWMADAGIPLHILQQIAGHKEITTTQRYFHPDIRELAKAGEALTRYLVEQLRLNGQIPHRW, encoded by the coding sequence ATGAGCACGCCAACACCTTTCGCGAATTCTTCAGAACCAGCGAGGGCGGCCACCACCCCTGCGCCGGCCCCTCTCATCACCCGCCGGCCCCGCCACCGCACCGCACGCACCGCCCCGGCCACCGGCATCGACCCAGCGCTCCGGACACCCGTCACCGTCAGCCCCGCCCAGACACACGCGTGGGCCACCTTCCTGGCCGAGACTGTCCACAACGGGCTCGACCCGGCACTGGTCACCCAATGGCTGACCATCCTCGCCGACGCCACCGGCAGCCCCGTACTCCCCTCCCTGGCGTCGATGCCCCTGGCCGAGTACGTCGAACTCCGCCTCCCGATCATCCTCGCCGGCCTTGAGACCACGACCCACGTCCCCTACCTCGCCGGATGGCACCACCGAATCGAGCCCGACCTCGGACACCTCCCCATCCGCCTGGTCACCACCGGCACGATCGCCAATGCTGTCGACAGCTGGATCCCAGAGGGCTGCAGCCGCTCCACCATCAAGAACACCCTCGCCATGCTCTTCCGCACCCTCGAACAGGCCGCCGTGGACGGCCTCATCGAACGCGCACCCGCCCGCGTCACCGGATGGCAGAGCGCATACCAACAGGCGGAGGACGAACTGCTGGACCCCCGAGCCCTCGCCCTGCGCGACTGGGACGCCCTCACCAAACTCGCCGCCGCCCTGGTCGACGCCTCCTACAACCACTACCGAGGCTGGGGCGACGTCGTCATCCACGGTGCCTGCACCGCCACTCGCATCGGAGAGGTCTCCGGAGTCCGGGCCCGCGACATCGACACCACCAACTGGCTCCTGACCTGCCGCCGGCAGACCACCCCCGCACCCGGCGGCCTCGTCGACAAACACACCAAGGGCAAGGAAGCCCGCTTCATCCCGATCATCGAACCGCTACGCCCGCAGATCATCCGACGCCTCCAAGCCGCCCGCGGCGACCCCGACGCCCGCCTCTACACCGGCCCCCGCGGCGGCCGCATCAGCACCGCCGTCCTACGTGACGCCACCCAGTGGGACGACGTCACCCACGACCTCGGCTACGAACACCTGCGCCGCCACGACCTGCGCCACACCGGCCTGACCTGGATGGCCGACGCCGGGATCCCGCTCCACATCCTTCAACAGATCGCCGGCCACAAGGAAATCACCACCACCCAGCGCTACTTCCACCCGGACATCCGCGAACTCGCTAAAGCAGGCGAAGCCCTCACCCGCTACCTCGTCGAACAACTCCGCCTCAACGGACAGATCCCCCACCGCTGGTAG
- a CDS encoding Fic family protein produces the protein MLYALPALHDVDQAVLAEIEEMRGRLRLHLRTPRRWEGQLRRNLTARAIAGSNTIEGYAASVSDVEDIMVGEAPIEANDTVAVEIEGYRQAMTYIQRLAEAGEDFAYSKGLLNALHFMMQGHHLLKRPGWWRTGPVYVTSAEDPTIAAYTAPGAEQVPALTGELVDWLNDGDLDAPGLVRASMAHLNLVAIHPWSDGNGRMSRALHTLVLAREGVMAPEFSSIEEWLGRARNTYRYYDVLADVGGPVWTPDRETLPWVRFCLRAHHQQAQSVERQVNTTREVWTALDEAIEARGWPERMLYALYPAAMGNRLRRATYQADAELSEQQAQRDIRELVRAGWLTAKGEAQGRYYTAGPDLPEAITRGVREPRPLRDPYA, from the coding sequence ATGCTCTACGCTCTGCCCGCACTGCACGACGTCGACCAGGCCGTCCTCGCGGAGATCGAGGAGATGCGGGGACGTCTGCGCCTGCATCTGCGCACGCCTCGGCGCTGGGAGGGGCAGCTGCGGCGCAACCTGACCGCCCGGGCGATCGCCGGGTCCAACACGATCGAGGGCTATGCGGCGAGCGTGTCGGATGTCGAGGACATCATGGTCGGCGAGGCGCCGATCGAGGCTAACGACACCGTCGCGGTCGAGATCGAGGGCTACCGGCAGGCGATGACCTACATCCAGCGCCTCGCCGAGGCGGGGGAGGACTTCGCGTACAGCAAGGGGCTGCTGAATGCGCTGCACTTCATGATGCAGGGTCACCACCTGCTCAAGCGGCCCGGATGGTGGCGCACCGGCCCGGTGTACGTCACCTCGGCGGAGGACCCGACCATCGCCGCGTACACCGCCCCGGGCGCCGAGCAGGTGCCGGCGCTGACCGGTGAGTTGGTGGACTGGCTGAACGACGGCGACTTGGACGCTCCAGGGCTGGTGCGGGCGTCGATGGCGCACCTGAACCTGGTGGCGATCCACCCGTGGTCGGACGGGAACGGGCGGATGTCCCGCGCCCTGCACACCCTGGTGCTGGCCCGCGAAGGGGTCATGGCGCCGGAGTTCTCCAGCATCGAGGAGTGGCTCGGCAGGGCCCGCAACACCTACCGCTACTACGACGTCCTCGCCGACGTCGGCGGACCCGTCTGGACCCCGGACCGCGAGACACTGCCGTGGGTCCGGTTCTGCTTGCGCGCCCATCACCAGCAGGCCCAGAGCGTCGAGCGTCAGGTGAACACCACCCGCGAGGTCTGGACCGCCCTCGACGAAGCGATCGAAGCGCGTGGCTGGCCCGAGCGCATGCTCTACGCCCTCTACCCCGCCGCCATGGGCAACCGCCTGCGCCGCGCCACCTACCAGGCCGACGCCGAACTCAGCGAGCAGCAGGCCCAACGCGACATCCGCGAACTCGTGCGCGCCGGCTGGCTCACCGCCAAGGGCGAGGCCCAGGGCCGTTACTACACCGCCGGCCCGGACCTCCCCGAGGCGATCACCCGCGGAGTCCGCGAACCCCGACCGCTGCGCGACCCGTACGCGTGA
- a CDS encoding helix-turn-helix domain-containing protein: MDDVGTPIERMRALDHLSPLEAAKAWGVPKPALKNAAEQIRQIRAGADRSLARDRPRCPEPVASFYGFPCKVPVEPGMEVCYQHRRVKANPGADVTSYALAAVQAHASWEELRESIRGLDKRSLQTERLRLFRAFEAKAPMTEEDYRLASLLLPSEDPATQARRALGLPGPNDGIGDGARLRGLGVLLAAAEAAALDLPTGLPGSKNKSKAPPANDKAKSDEPLLYSIAEAAKRLGVGVAWLRSESAAGRVPHREIGSHRMFSNDDLAQIVKDAYRPSNGKTRGRRW; this comes from the coding sequence ATGGACGACGTTGGAACCCCGATCGAGCGGATGCGTGCGCTCGATCACCTCAGCCCGCTGGAGGCCGCGAAGGCGTGGGGCGTCCCGAAGCCCGCGCTGAAGAACGCCGCGGAGCAGATCCGCCAGATCCGGGCGGGGGCGGACCGGTCCCTGGCGCGTGACAGGCCACGCTGCCCCGAACCGGTCGCCTCGTTCTACGGCTTCCCCTGCAAGGTCCCGGTCGAGCCCGGCATGGAGGTCTGCTACCAGCACCGGCGGGTGAAAGCCAACCCCGGCGCGGATGTGACCTCCTACGCTCTGGCGGCCGTGCAGGCCCACGCGAGTTGGGAGGAACTGCGCGAGAGCATCCGAGGCCTGGACAAGCGTTCGCTGCAGACCGAACGCCTGCGGCTCTTCCGCGCCTTCGAGGCCAAGGCACCGATGACCGAGGAGGACTACCGGCTCGCCTCCCTGCTACTGCCCTCCGAGGATCCGGCGACGCAGGCTCGCCGCGCCCTGGGCCTGCCCGGGCCCAACGACGGCATCGGCGACGGAGCCCGCCTGCGCGGACTCGGCGTGCTCCTCGCCGCCGCGGAGGCGGCCGCACTCGACCTGCCCACCGGGCTACCCGGCTCCAAAAACAAGTCCAAGGCTCCGCCGGCCAACGACAAAGCCAAGAGCGACGAACCCTTGCTGTACTCCATCGCAGAAGCCGCGAAGCGCCTGGGCGTGGGTGTGGCCTGGCTACGCTCGGAGTCAGCCGCCGGCCGGGTTCCACACCGGGAGATCGGCAGCCACCGCATGTTCAGCAACGACGATCTGGCCCAAATCGTGAAAGATGCCTACCGGCCCAGCAACGGGAAGACCCGCGGCAGACGCTGGTAA